One stretch of Suricata suricatta isolate VVHF042 chromosome 13, meerkat_22Aug2017_6uvM2_HiC, whole genome shotgun sequence DNA includes these proteins:
- the KCNT1 gene encoding potassium channel subfamily T member 1 isoform X11, producing MTRPWGSDAGAARSRITPSTPRPLRSTAQPSDRGWGGAARGPYSGSEAAPTVHDPAPRRCRAPILWVERKMTLWAIQVIVAIISFLETMLLIYLSYKGNIWEQIFRVSFVLEMINTLPFIVTIFWAPLRNLFIPVFLNCWLAKLALENMINDFHRAILRTQSAMFNQVLILFCTLLCLVFTGTCGIQHLERAGDNLSLLTAFYFCIVTFSTVGYGDVTPKIWPSQLLVVIMICVALVVLPLQFEELVYLWMERQKSGGNYSRHRAQTEKHVVLCVSSLKIDLLMDFLNEFYAHPRLQDYYVVILCPTEMDIQVRRALQIPLWAQRVIYLQGSALKDQDLMRAKMDNGEACFILSSRNEVDRTAADHQTILRAWAVKDFAPNCPLYVQILKPENKFHVKFADHVVCEEECKYAMLALNCICPATSTLITLLVHTSRGQEGQESPEQWQRMYGRCSGNEVYHVRMGDSKFFREYQGKSFTYAAFHAHKKYGVCLMGLKREDNKSILLNPGPRHILAASDTCFYINITKEENSAFIFKQEEKQKRKGQGLYEGSGRLPVHSIVASMGTVAMDLQNTECQPARGGGGGKLALPSENGSGSRRPSIAPVLELADSSALLPCDLLSDPSEDEMTPSEDEGLSVVEYVKGYPPNSPYIGSSPTLCHLLPVKAPFCCLRLDKGCKHNSYEDAKAYGFKNKLIIVSAETAGNGLYNFIVPLRAYYRSRKELNPIVLLLDNKPDHHFLEAICCFPMVYYMEGSVDNLDSLLQCGIIYADNLVVVDKESTMSAEEDYMADAKTIVNVQTMFRLFPSLSITTELTHPSNMRFMQFRAKDSYSLALSKLEKRERENGSNLAFMFRLPFAAGRVFSISMLDTLLYQSFVKDYMISITRLLLGLDTTPGSGYLCAMKITEDDLWIRTYGRLFQKLCSSSAEIPIGVYRTERHVFSGSEPHDLRAQSQISVSVEDGPDTQDTRGPWGAQVGSGGSTQGRHLVGGDPAEHPLLRRKSLPWARRLSRKGSTPAGKAAAAEWASQQRLGLCRRSERQELSELVKNRMKHLGLPTMGYEDVANLTASDVMNRVNLGYLQDELNDQQNTLSYVLINPPPDTRLEPNDIVYLIRSDPLAHVAGSPQSGKDGGGRLASCNPETRDETQL from the exons ggcgcCCATCCTCTGGGTGGAAAGAAAGATGACTCTGTGGGCGATTCAG GTCATCGTGGCCATAATAAGCTTCCTGGAGACAATGCTCCTCATTTACCTCAGCTACAAA GGCAACATCTGGGAGCAGATCTTCCGAGTCTCTTTTGTCCTGGAGATGATCAACACGCTGCCCTTCATCGTCACG ATATTCTGGGCGCCCCTGCGGAACCTGTTCATTCCCGTGTTTCTGAACTGCTGGCTGGCCAAGCTCGCCCTGGAGAACATGATC AATGACTTCCACCGCGCCATCCTGCGGACGCAGTCGGCCATGTTCAACCAGGTCCTCATCCTGTTCTGCACCCTGCTGTGCCTCGTCTTCACGGG GACCTGTGGCATCCAGCACCTGGAGCGCGCAGGGGACAACCTGTCCCTCCTCACGGCTTTCTACTTCTGCATCGTCACCTTCTCCACCGTGGGCTATGGCGACGTGACGCCCAAGATCTGGCCGTCCCAGCTGCTGGTGGTCATCATGATCTGCGTGGCCCTCGTGGTGCTCCCGCTGCAG TTTGAGGAGCTGGTCTACCTGTGGATGGAGCGGCAGAAGTCGGGGGGCAACTACAGCCGCCACCGGGCCCAGACAGAGAAGCACGTGGTCCTGTGCGTCAGCTCCCTCAAGATCGACCTGCTCATGGACTTCCTGAACGAGTTCTACGCGCACCCCCGGCTCCAG GACTATTATGTGGTCATCCTGTGCCCGACGGAGATGGACATCCAGGTCCGCAGGGCCCTGCAGATCCCCCTGTGGGCCCAGCGGGTCATCTACCTCCAGGGCTCCGCACTCAAGGACCAGGACCTCATGCGAGCCAA GATGGACAACGGGGAGGCCTGCTTCATTCTCAGCAGCCGAAACGAGGTGGACCGCACGGCAGCG gACCACCAGACCATCCTGCGCGCCTGGGCCGTGAAGGACTTTGCACCCAACTGCCCCCTCTATGTCCAGATCCTTAAGCCCGAGAACAAGTTTCATGTCAAATTTGCAG ACCACGTGGTGTGTGAGGAGGAATGTAAGTATGCCATGCTGGCCCTCAACTGTATCTGTCCGGCCACGTCCACGCTCATCACCCTGCTGGTGCACACGTCCCGTGGCCA GGAAGGCCAGGAGTCCCCGGAGCAGTGGCAGCGAATGTACGGACGGTGCTCAGGCAACGAGGTGTACCACGTGCGCATGGGGGACAGCAAGTTCTTCCGGGAGTACCAGGGCAAGAGCTTCACCTACGCCGCCTTCCACGCGCACAAGAA gtACGGCGTGTGCCTCATGGGGCTGAAGCGCGAAGACAACAAGAGCATCCTGCTCAACCCCGGGCCACGGCACATCCTGGCCGCCTCCGACACCTGCTTCTACATCAACATCACCAAGGAGGAGAACTCGGCCTTCATCTTCAagcaggaggagaagcagaagcgGAAGGGGCAGGGCCTGTATGAGGGCTCCGGCCGCCTGCCCGTGCACAGCATCGTCGCCTCCATGG GGACAGTGGCCATGGACCTCCAGAACACAGAGTGCCAGCCGGcgcggggcggcgggggcggcaaGCTAGCGCTGCCCTCGGAGAACGGCTCCGGCAGCCGGCGGCCCAGCATCGCGCCCGTCCTGGAGCTGGCCGACAGCTCGGCCCTGCTGCCCTGCGACCTGCTGAGTGACCCATCGGAGGACGAGATGACGCCGTCGGAGGACGAGGGGCTGTCCGTGGTGGA GTACGTGAAGGGCTACCCCCCCAACTCGCCCTACATCGGCAGCTCACCCACTCTGTGCCACCTCCTGCCCGTGAAGGCCCCTTTCTGCTGCCTGCGGCTGGACAAG ggCTGCAAGCACAACAGTTACGAGGACGCCAAGGCCTACGGCTTCAAGAACAAGCTGATCATCGTCTCGGCCGAGACGGCGGGCAACGGGCTGTACAACTTCATCGTGCCGCTGCGCGCCTACTACCGGTCCCGCAAGGAGCTCAACCCCATCGTGCTGCTTCTGGACAACAA GCCTGACCACCACTTCCTGGAGGCCATCTGCTGCTTCCCCATGGTCTACTACATGGAGGGCTCCGTGGACAA ccTGGACAGCCTGCTGCAGTGCGGCATCATCTACGCGGACAACCTGGTGGTGGTGGACAAGGAGAGCACCATGAGCGCCGAGGAGGACTACATGGCCGACGCCAAGACCATCGTCAACGTGCAGACCATGTTCCG gctcTTCCCCAGCCTCAGCATCACCACGGAGCTCACCCACCCTTCCAACATGCGGTTCATGCAGTTCCGCGCTAAGGACAGCTACTCTCTGGCTCTTTCCAAGTTGGAAAAG AGGGAGCGGGAGAACGGCTCCAACCTGGCCTTCATGTTCCGCCTGCCCTTCGCGGCCGGCCGCGTCTTCAGCATCAGCATGTTGGACACGCTGCTCTACCAG TCCTTCGTGAAGGACTACATGATCTCCATCACCAGGCTGCTGCTGGGCCTCGATACCACGCCAGGCTCCGGCTACCTCTGCGCC ATGAAGATCACGGAGGATGACCTGTGGATCCGCACGTACGGCCGGCTCTTCCAGAAGCTGTGCTCCTCCAGCGCCGAGATCCCCATCGGCGTCTACAGGACGGAGCGCCACGTCTTCTCCGGCTCGGAG CCGCATGACCTCAGAGCCCAG TCCCAGATCTCGGTGAGCGTGGAGGACGGCCCGGACACGCAGGACACGAGGGGGCCCTGGGGCGCACAGGTGGGCAGCGGCGGCAGCACCCAGGGTCGCCACTTGGTCGGCGGGGACCCCGCGGAGCACCCGCTGCTGCGGCGCAAGAGCCTGCCATGGGCCCGGAGGCTGAGCCGCAAGGGGTCTACGCCCGCGGGGAAGGCGGCGGCCGCCGAGTGGGCCTCCCAGCAGCGGCTCGGCCTGTGCCGGCGCTCCGAGCGCCAGGAGCTCTCCGAGCTGGTCAAGAACCGCATGAAGCACCTCGGGCTGCCCACCATGGGCTACG AGGATGTAGCAAATTTAACAGCCAGTGATGTCATGAATCGGGTAAACCTGGGATATTTGCAAG ACGAGCTGAATGACCAGCAGAACACGCTGTCCTACGTCCTCATCAACCCCCCGCCTGACACGCGGCTGGAGCCCAACGACATCGT gtACCTCATCCGCTCCGACCCCCTGGCGCACGTGGCCGGCAGCCCCCAGAGCGGGAAGGACGGCGGCGGCAGGCTGGCCTCCTGCAATCCGGAGACGCGGGACGAGACGCAGCTCTGA